The segment AAGTTTTCCTCCGAATCAGGCCTTATGCAGCTGAAATTCAAATTGATTGaactttaatgtttttttagtttCGGAGAAGTCAAATTTTAATTGACATTTTCCTTCTCCTAGTGTTAATTGTGATATAGTACtcttgatatattattatatcatttattcatttagacTAGTTTATATTAAATGAACTACATGTAATTGGGTCTTTTTCTTGACTTCTCTGCCTACCtatttgaccaaaaaaaaaaaatcattttcgtAATTCTTTCTCATccaaagaacaaataaaacttttttttttctgtccAAAATAATTACACGTTAATGttaatttctttgaaaaagtcTGGTAGAAAATATATTGTATAGGAATCACCGCCACACAATTATACTTTTTTAAGTTTAAGGTACAAAATCACTCATCACATGTGGCGGGacgtgatttttttaatatcgttccgcatgtattaataaaattttgattttgttattgATAGTGTAGTTTTTTTAATGATGTTTAGTGAAAACGTTCTTGATTTGTTTTCCTCTTTATTTAAACGTTGTGTCTATACAAGATGTGAACAATTTTTCTATGTTTACCTATCCATTCTAATTCAGCATTTACTCctcataaaattcacaattttttataaaaatcgcaattttttttatgaacgtcataatttttttaaaaaatcgacaaaaaaataaaagatatgtgGATTTATACTCAAGTTATTGAAATTATGGGCAACAAGAAATTaacctttcataaaattcacaacgctttataaaagttgcaacgtttcatttttcattcacaccttttaaaacaCAACACttatttatcttgaattctagatatagttatttaaaaatttaagacaaatttaattatattttcgttACTTGTAAGTTGTATTAGTAATTGTTCACTACAAATATCTTAAGATAACacataaaaagaataaatataagtattttaaaatataaataagggtagaataaaaaaaaatctttataattaattatttctttaagtgGCGAATAAAAGAGAAACACATCAATTAATTTAAGATGGGAAAGTTTTTTAAGAATCCTGAAAATACAACAAACAGTTTCTTATTTACATAAAAATCTAGTCATCTAATTAACtgagaacaaaatatttatttttaaaataactttttttttaattacgtgAAAAAACACcacaaattttaatgaaaataaaaaagcaaaaaCACCACCTAGTATGAACAACATGATGGGTAGTGAATTGACATGTTATTCAAATAAAACTGTGATTTAAAGGAGCTTTAAAATAGTCCACACGCATTTGACACCAAGTTATTGCTGGTAACTGTTGTACTTCACAGTACTATAACTTCCTCCACAAGAATGTTCTCATCATTAGTTCCTAACCTCTTTTTTTCTCAGCCAAATTGCCTCGCTCCTTGTGATTGTCGATAGTAATTGATGATTAGTATGATAATAATGATTCGCAAAttatatctttataatattttaaaagatgtaAATGATTACgatttaacataaaaaaaaaaagggcaaTTCATAGCTCTCAAATCTTAATTTCGATAAACGGCTCTATCGCCACACAAGAGATGAAGAAGATGTTTGTGAAAAAACATGTCACAAAACTGAAGCTTTTAAGACAGCTTTGAATGATTTCGTACCTTAATATTCTCAAATAGGATCTATCATCTTTTTTTATGGTGTgtgtgtttgttttttttcctttttcctgtTACAAATTCTTTGTTTACTAAATTGTTTATCTTTTTGGAACTTTACTATATGTTGCTTTCTGAAAAATGTTTACAGATACCTCAACAACCTTCGTGGCCAAAAGtactaaagaaaaattatataccTAATAATactgtataaaattaaatagcaAGATCCAaattttgttttagaaaaaGCAAGAGAGAAAAacgaaaaaaggaaaaaagagtagtACTAGCATTAAATATAAAGGGAAAATGTTCTGATACACCcctcaattttgttatttaaagttgatatattttttattatgaaagtGACTTATATGTACACTTACGTATAAACAAATCATATATATCCTTTTCctctaaagaaaatgaaaaagaaaaattaattcaaatctaattttttattatttttaaaatataatccaatcccatataagtaaatttaatcgttgttaaacatatttttttcgacttctttgtttcaacaacttatttagaattattatttatataatgaaatttatttatgtttcaccaatattttttgtaaaacttacagtagatgatcaaatttttttcttcgaatacaaaaattgaattacaatatagacaaaaaatagttaaatttttttctttaaactaaggaacgaaagaaaaaaataaaataagaataagaaactcaaaaaattatgataaaagaagtcaaaaaataatttatgtatgaaaaaaattaaaatataccttgaactttgatagaagaattaTATATACCCcttaataataaatcataatttaaaattaattttttaacatccgttaaatgaaggataTACGTTAGCTCATTTTATAAGGCAGAAGTATATATGAACCGTTTATATAACGActagggcatatatgagccacttttataatgAAGAGCTCTAAATGGCAAAGTTAAGGTATAAGACTATTTTTCCAAATATAAATGAAAGAAGATATAGTAATTGTTGGTGTCATATCAATAGGCCTACTGCAGTTAAAAAGGAAGGGAGCCTACCCCATATGCCATATTCAAAACGTTGTGGTCAcattcttctttttaaaaatttcttttttcccACTTTGCCACGACTACAAACTCTATCCTTCACATGTTTTTGTCATGATCAATAAATAACAACAAACATATAACCACACTTTACTCGGAGATAATTCTTCTAACTGCGACCCCATTTTACAGTACCAATTCTTCAACAAACAAAGTTATACGTATCATTTTCATGAATGTATCATCAACTGGCCACACAACACTAAGATCAACAAATACCAAAACGATAAACTAGATCATAGATTACATCAAGAATTCTAATAAATTAGTTACACTATATACTAACTTCTTTTGCGCATCATGGATTTTTGATGATATAAATGATGGAACAGTACAAAATAATGGTATGCAATGAATTCATCTTAGACTTGATTATGATAGAACATGTATACTACTATAGACAGTCACGGAAAATTTGCTACTACTTTGTCAATAGATAGTTATTTTCCACCTATCTTGAACTGATGTATACGAAAAATTCTGCAGAAAAGATTAGAAAAAAACTACGATATGGATACTTCACTACATTTTTATCCCtaacaactatatatataagGGAAAAAAAACATGATACTGTTATTGCCCTACCGGTGAAAGTTGCCTTAACGAGTTTGATTCGCTGGAAAATGCTGCCAGCAGCTTTTCCTTGGTCAGCTGTTCGGATCCACTAGACTTGATGACAAATGTGTGATATACAGTACCATTCCCCGCGGAAAGTTTTGATTCAACAACGTTTATTTGTGCCTCTTTGAATATTTGGATGATTCGAGATAGTGGATGGGTTTCCAGTGAGCAGCTCACCCTTACAATGACTTCATCATTGGCAGCTTCTATGTTGATGTCGGGTCCTCGGATTTGAATCTCAGAACTAGGGCTGTCTTCTGAAGTGATTGCGTCCCTTGAAGTGCTTCCTAATCTCAGCTCCCTCTCAGATTCCATATCTCTTAGTTTTTTCTGCAGCTCAGTTATGTAAGCAATGGCATCTCCTAAGAGGGAAGCTTTGTCCATCTTGGAGATATTTGGAACAACAGCTCGTAAGGCATAGAACCGCTGGTTCAACTTTTCCCTCCGCTGTCTCTCTGCCTCTACATGATTGAGAGGCTCTTCCCTTCCATTGGCTGGCTTTCTTCCACGTTTTCGAGGCCTCTTTTCATCCACTGGGCCTGCACGGTCTTCCTTGCACGAAGCTTCAACATCTGAATGTTCAGACTCAACATTGTGTGCTGGGGAAACAATGGTTCTCGAGGTTGCTCCGGTGAAATCAATTTGCATTCTAGCAGCTGGTTTTTGATGTTGAAAGTTGTTCAAGCGGAATTCTTCCCTCCCACCATTCATCAGGTTGTGTCCTGGGGTTGGAGGAGCATAGAGCTCCACAGGCTTTCCCAGCTTCACATTACTGAATTGAGCCCAAGAAGCAGGATTTAAACCATTCCGTGCGTTCACAAATGGCATCCTGTTACCATTTTGGTACATGTCCCATGGCCTCTCCTCCGCTTTCCTAACAGCAAGTTTTTCCCTAAAGTGAGTACCAGAATTCAAATCATGCCCAAATATCTTAGGATTTCCATCTGTTCGTTCAGTAACAGCGCCAGAGTTGGAAAGGCGGGGATTGTTTCCCTCGTTTTTCTCAGGTACAGCTGCTATACCTGCTGCTTGCTTATCCCTAACAAGTGATAAAAACGACGAGAAGCAAGATTTTATATTCTGTAATAGCTCTAAACTCTCCGGTATCGATCTCACTGACCCCAATTCCACAACTCCTACATCAGTTGGAATCAAAGCAATAGTTTGCATACCAGCAGACTTAGCTAAGAAAGATCTAGCACAATAATCTAGATTAGATGTCAATGCATCTGATAACCACAAATACTTACCTGATCCAAAACACTTCCCGGGACCTCCCTCTCCTCGAGGGAACGAAAAATACATCGAGGCAAGGAAGAACATTTCAGTATCAGTAACTCTATCTAATCCAAAAGCATAGTTATCTTCATCTGTTCCACCAAATAACATATGCAGCTTCtgaagtaccctcttcctcatCCTTTGTTGACCCTCATCATCGAGGCGTAGATTGAGAATCTTTTTAACTTCACGCTCCTCTGCTTCCTTAGGCTCTCTGCAACACCCATCCCCCCACCCTAGCACCAATTCCCCTGACTTAGACCGCGAAATTTGCCAAAAGATGGCATAATTCCAGCTAAAATTAGCGGCGTTTGGGCGTTCCACGAGATCTGAAAGCTTATTCTGCAAATTCTGATCATTCCCTATTGCCATTAAAGAACATTCTGCTGAAACAGAGCCAGACATCAAATATTCAAAAGCTTCCTTTCCTAAAACAGACGCCACCATAGCCTTATCCTCACCACTCCACAACATATTCCCAGTAACCATATCTATATACCTACTAATAAAATCCTTTCAACTACAaaacacccaaaaaaaaaaaagattccaAACTTTATATTCCTGAGATGAATCAAGAACTAAAAAgacaattctttttctttttttttcctccaaAGCTTCAACCTTTAACACATTTTACAACACCAATCAACCAATCCAAAACAAACCCATCTTAACTTCGTTAAAAAcaattgatcttcttctttttattgaaCACCCAATTGTCCATACCTCAAATTTCAGATCTCAAAAGCTTGAAAATCTAAAGGGTATCAGTATCTATAAGAAAAATAGCCAGAAAAGATACAGACTTTGACATAAAAATGCATATATATGgacaaaaaaagaaacaaagattGGTTAACAGCAGCAAAAAAATACACACCAGTAACTCTGCACTGCAGTTGCAGTCAAGAAACAGAAACAAGCAAAACGTTAGAGCTCTGCAACAAAACTGATGTTTTCAATTGGGAGAATTTTTGTAGTTTTTCCTCAATAAAGAAAGATTTGAAGTTTTCTCagggaaaaaaaaaatgaaagaagatgttttctctattttgttgcACAAGTAAAAGAGAGAGAAGCAAAGTTTTTTGGGTTTGTTCTAAATCCCAACTGTATGTATGTGAGAGGGTTTAAATGGTTAAAAAGAGTTAACCATGGTTGGGTTATATATTAACATGCTTTTTCGTGATTGGGGAACAGTCGCCATTGAGtacttttgtttatttaaataaattcattttaaaacttTGTAAATGGAAATTTAACTTTGACACGTGGTTAAGAAAAGGATGAAAAAACATGTGCACACTTTAAAATAGTACCTATCTAGATTTTTGTGTGTTTGGTCGAGAGTTTTTTCCTTTTAGGTTGGtcgaaaattttatttttttaaaaaaaattgatataaggtagtttatcatattatctgttatgtatatataaaattttataatttttgaccTGTCTTTATCACACGTTATATTCCACTATTACCCACGTAACCTAAATCCTATCACCCCACACCCTTTAATCATATTTCAccattcataatatttatttactcaaaaataaatagtttttaaaatgtaaattgtTTATTaagtaacaaaataaaaaatagataagattattatttatttattaaaaaaattatcatatcaataaactcctaatataatatttctatttatttatgataaatacGAGTCTTTATTACTATTTACTTCCTTttactcaaaatatttattcgTTATCGAGATAATCAAAtcattaactttttaaaattgaacGAAAAAACAGATGCGTCCTCAATCCTCGTTGTGGATTACTATCAGATTTGATCTGATATTATTTCCCTATTTAAGTGAAATCATAAAAAAcctatatttcctttttagtttagttcaaaaataatgatctctttcttgttttgaaAACactataattttaacttttcacgtgtcatgtttaataaaacaaaattaaataatattttgatacatttagcataactttaattcttttttattatttttttgataacctATGTAAATTGccattaacaaataaaaatcaaataaatccccTTGTAACCCTCTAAGAATGGTATTAAGAGAGCTAAGCCTcatataaaattctaattaCACAAATCTCTTCAACAACCAACTATACTTATTTCTCTTTCTAGATTGTTTAACTACCTCAAGTCTATCTACAAATTCCTTCTTAATTTGTGTCACAGACGAATCTGTATTCATAGTGATGCCTTTTTTCCAGTTCCTTGCTCCAAACACGGTATATCATTGCTCTGCATAATGCAGCGATAAGTTCCTTGTGAAATTGTTTTCAATTCTTCCTTCTGGGTCTATTTAGAATATATTGACAGTTCCAGCAAGAATAAGTGTTCCAGACCAATGTTGCATTTCA is part of the Solanum lycopersicum chromosome 1, SLM_r2.1 genome and harbors:
- the LOC101254734 gene encoding transcription factor MTB1 — translated: MVTGNMLWSGEDKAMVASVLGKEAFEYLMSGSVSAECSLMAIGNDQNLQNKLSDLVERPNAANFSWNYAIFWQISRSKSGELVLGWGDGCCREPKEAEEREVKKILNLRLDDEGQQRMRKRVLQKLHMLFGGTDEDNYAFGLDRVTDTEMFFLASMYFSFPRGEGGPGKCFGSGKYLWLSDALTSNLDYCARSFLAKSAGMQTIALIPTDVGVVELGSVRSIPESLELLQNIKSCFSSFLSLVRDKQAAGIAAVPEKNEGNNPRLSNSGAVTERTDGNPKIFGHDLNSGTHFREKLAVRKAEERPWDMYQNGNRMPFVNARNGLNPASWAQFSNVKLGKPVELYAPPTPGHNLMNGGREEFRLNNFQHQKPAARMQIDFTGATSRTIVSPAHNVESEHSDVEASCKEDRAGPVDEKRPRKRGRKPANGREEPLNHVEAERQRREKLNQRFYALRAVVPNISKMDKASLLGDAIAYITELQKKLRDMESERELRLGSTSRDAITSEDSPSSEIQIRGPDINIEAANDEVIVRVSCSLETHPLSRIIQIFKEAQINVVESKLSAGNGTVYHTFVIKSSGSEQLTKEKLLAAFSSESNSLRQLSPVGQ